One stretch of Methanococcus voltae DNA includes these proteins:
- a CDS encoding tyrosine-type recombinase/integrase: protein MKDTNINDLLMIKEKRKKKEKVGRSTQMEDWVDRYIEEREFDGIKQNTIKNDITRLRVYLRFCFETHHTKPEDMTTEDFVKFFNYLEKERETSRNTQNRYFNFLKVFHRVFKLKNFKEFEIDSQDRKRFGKIEVKHYDAMTLDILNSIIEKIIQQNSRTKIRDITMLRLLWDTGCRHSEVLNLTYGDCDLKKGEFLLRNTKGSKERKVVCSYETLKLLNYYVKHNLYNTPNSPLFQNDKGERVNNTWLGKSFREAVEELKKDGEIPQNKRIVIHSIRHGRAVDMLNKGVGIDIVKEYLGHRSIETTLFYSHSKERTEGMLNDLKDLL from the coding sequence ATGAAGGATACCAATATTAATGATTTACTAATGATTAAAGAGAAGCGGAAGAAAAAGGAAAAAGTTGGAAGAAGCACGCAAATGGAAGACTGGGTGGATAGATACATTGAAGAACGGGAATTCGACGGAATTAAACAAAATACTATTAAAAATGATATTACCCGATTGAGAGTTTATTTGAGATTTTGCTTTGAAACACATCACACAAAACCTGAAGACATGACCACTGAAGATTTTGTTAAATTCTTTAACTATCTTGAAAAAGAACGTGAAACTTCAAGAAATACACAAAACAGGTATTTTAACTTTTTAAAAGTTTTTCACAGAGTTTTTAAACTTAAAAACTTTAAAGAGTTTGAAATAGATTCACAGGATAGAAAGAGATTTGGTAAGATTGAAGTAAAACATTACGATGCAATGACTCTTGATATTTTAAATTCGATAATTGAAAAGATTATTCAGCAAAACTCTAGAACTAAAATAAGGGATATTACAATGTTAAGGTTGCTTTGGGATACGGGTTGTAGACATTCTGAAGTATTAAATTTAACCTATGGAGATTGCGACCTTAAAAAAGGTGAATTTCTACTTAGAAATACTAAAGGGAGTAAAGAAAGAAAGGTAGTTTGTAGTTATGAAACTTTAAAGCTGTTGAATTATTATGTAAAGCATAATCTTTACAATACGCCCAATAGTCCGTTATTTCAGAATGATAAAGGTGAAAGGGTAAATAATACATGGCTTGGAAAATCTTTTAGGGAAGCAGTTGAGGAATTAAAGAAAGATGGGGAAATTCCTCAAAATAAAAGAATTGTAATTCATTCTATTCGACACGGTAGAGCAGTTGATATGTTGAATAAAGGTGTTGGTATAGACATTGTAAAAGAATATCTTGGTCATAGGTCAATTGAAACTACTTTGTTTTATAGCCATTCTAAAGAGAGAACCGAGGGCATGCTTAACGATTTAAAAGATTTATTATAA
- a CDS encoding nucleoside triphosphate pyrophosphohydrolase, giving the protein MKIHYNKLVRGNIIDIIEKDNKKASFHIANDEEYKIKLYEKLNEEIDEFKNNPCEEELSDILEVIYTISKLNNFDLETVEKIRKSKLLKNGGFEKKIILEDVDIEEI; this is encoded by the coding sequence ATGAAAATTCACTATAATAAACTCGTAAGGGGTAATATTATTGATATTATAGAAAAAGACAACAAAAAAGCAAGTTTTCACATTGCAAACGATGAAGAATATAAAATAAAACTCTATGAAAAATTAAACGAAGAAATTGACGAATTTAAAAATAATCCTTGTGAAGAAGAACTTTCAGATATTTTGGAGGTAATTTATACAATATCTAAACTTAATAATTTTGATTTAGAAACTGTTGAAAAAATAAGAAAATCTAAATTATTAAAAAATGGAGGATTTGAAAAAAAGATAATCCTTGAAGATGTTGATATTGAAGAGATTTGA
- a CDS encoding DUF2080 family transposase-associated protein codes for MKVVHEYEGVVKPLGNSGRVQPAIPGKLIGKRVIVKVLDEETIKDTEENHEPKNKKYKTECKKIGDKK; via the coding sequence GTGAAAGTAGTTCACGAATACGAGGGGGTTGTAAAACCATTAGGAAACTCAGGTCGAGTTCAACCTGCAATACCTGGAAAATTAATTGGTAAACGGGTTATTGTAAAGGTTTTAGATGAAGAAACAATAAAAGATACGGAAGAAAACCATGAACCTAAAAATAAAAAATATAAAACGGAGTGTAAAAAAATAGGGGATAAAAAATAA
- a CDS encoding DUF2683 family protein → MVKANITLDENTNKIINLVKTTEEFKDKSEAINYIVLQYAEKILNKETFKEEFIQSVLANKKSLPSENVDITSEAYRRELLGL, encoded by the coding sequence ATGGTAAAAGCAAACATTACTTTAGATGAAAATACCAATAAAATAATCAACTTGGTAAAAACGACTGAAGAATTCAAGGATAAAAGTGAAGCTATAAACTATATCGTTTTACAATACGCTGAAAAAATATTAAATAAAGAAACGTTCAAAGAAGAATTTATTCAGTCAGTACTTGCAAACAAGAAAAGTTTGCCTTCGGAAAATGTGGATATAACTAGTGAAGCTTATAGGCGTGAATTACTCGGTTTATAA
- a CDS encoding DUF2540 domain-containing protein, with translation MRKYFYTRNKIDSRDVRYFLHKIEELKEINPEYLVQAVKYEKKHKVSITLSEREAKIVEKYGKATDILINYLQEAELHEGYQY, from the coding sequence ATGCGTAAATATTTTTACACAAGAAATAAAATTGATTCAAGAGATGTAAGGTATTTCTTACATAAAATAGAGGAATTAAAAGAAATAAATCCCGAATATTTAGTTCAAGCAGTTAAATATGAAAAAAAGCACAAAGTTTCTATAACTTTATCGGAAAGAGAAGCTAAAATCGTTGAAAAATATGGAAAAGCCACCGACATATTGATTAATTATTTGCAAGAGGCAGAGCTACATGAAGGATACCAATATTAA
- a CDS encoding type II toxin-antitoxin system RelE family toxin yields the protein MQLKIANEKLSNKIKRIARKDKKHAEALNKSFNKLIENPYCGKPLRHELKGNYRIHVYSSFVLIYEIKEDVNTIIILEYAHHDDAY from the coding sequence ATGCAATTAAAAATTGCAAATGAAAAATTATCTAATAAAATTAAAAGAATAGCTAGAAAAGATAAAAAGCATGCGGAAGCTTTAAACAAATCATTTAATAAATTAATTGAAAATCCATATTGTGGAAAACCTTTAAGGCATGAATTAAAAGGTAATTATCGAATTCACGTTTATTCTTCTTTTGTTTTAATATATGAAATTAAAGAAGATGTTAATACCATTATTATTTTAGAATATGCACATCATGACGATGCATATTAA
- a CDS encoding MarR family transcriptional regulator, protein MLLKTLTKKYVKEILYILYNRGELYSGQIQNELDIDSGNLSKILSTLVKKKLVFKRREPKGESMPMSYFKLSDLGKSVIKIYEISEALERNKNIEIIIKDSNNAKKNIQSNNTINDNSGFVNTGNIGGNVKFQK, encoded by the coding sequence ATGTTATTAAAAACATTAACTAAAAAATATGTTAAGGAAATATTATATATTTTGTATAATCGGGGTGAATTATATTCTGGACAAATACAAAACGAATTAGATATAGATAGTGGAAATTTAAGTAAAATACTTTCGACGTTAGTTAAAAAAAAATTGGTATTTAAGCGCAGAGAACCCAAAGGAGAGAGTATGCCAATGTCATATTTTAAACTTTCGGATTTGGGAAAATCCGTTATTAAAATTTATGAAATTTCTGAAGCTTTGGAAAGAAATAAAAATATAGAAATAATTATAAAAGATTCAAACAATGCCAAAAAAAATATACAAAGTAATAATACAATTAATGATAATTCTGGATTTGTAAATACTGGAAATATTGGTGGTAATGTTAAATTTCAAAAATAA
- a CDS encoding HNH endonuclease domain-containing protein, translating into MAWAKALVELCVLNTDLKNIKNNQNSTISFTFEEIAELYLKYYWNQTIYFDLVQGSNLTKLPVIIQHVKKLIREYNAIAGNNPKKYEKIDFKALGLEKAYKNTIKKISNVLPENVAWRFKKLNKNTYEIYELDLEKRTVSFKLEDAMILNRYSDLMFQIINYRWTQMLEGFNLSPRISSKVKVCDQPEIKRNSLNKFKKFLDCEFEDEYRYCFYSTEKLSNDLTSIDHVIPWSFMYSDDIWNLVYCNRCINSSKSNKTPTEDTIEKLEDRNILLLKKLENSVYSTSKVTKELNLAIKKDYVRKFWIASKG; encoded by the coding sequence ATGGCGTGGGCTAAGGCATTGGTAGAACTATGTGTTCTAAATACGGATTTAAAAAATATTAAAAATAACCAAAATTCAACAATTTCATTCACATTCGAAGAAATTGCAGAGCTATATTTAAAATATTATTGGAATCAAACAATATACTTTGATTTAGTACAGGGCTCTAATCTTACAAAATTACCTGTCATTATACAGCACGTTAAAAAATTGATAAGAGAATATAACGCTATTGCAGGAAATAATCCTAAAAAATATGAAAAAATAGATTTTAAAGCATTAGGTTTAGAAAAAGCTTACAAAAATACTATAAAAAAGATTTCTAACGTACTACCTGAAAATGTAGCTTGGAGATTTAAAAAATTAAATAAAAATACTTACGAAATTTATGAATTAGACTTAGAAAAAAGAACTGTTAGTTTTAAATTAGAAGATGCAATGATTTTAAACAGGTACTCTGATTTAATGTTCCAAATAATAAATTATCGATGGACACAGATGTTAGAAGGTTTTAACTTATCTCCTCGAATATCTTCAAAAGTAAAAGTTTGTGACCAACCTGAAATTAAAAGAAATAGCTTAAATAAATTTAAAAAGTTTTTAGACTGCGAATTTGAAGATGAATATAGGTATTGTTTTTACAGTACTGAAAAATTATCTAACGATTTAACTTCTATAGACCACGTTATACCTTGGTCTTTTATGTACTCCGATGATATATGGAATTTAGTTTATTGTAATAGGTGCATAAATTCAAGTAAATCAAATAAAACGCCTACCGAAGATACTATAGAAAAGTTAGAAGATAGAAATATATTACTCTTAAAAAAATTGGAAAATTCTGTATATTCTACAAGTAAAGTTACTAAGGAATTAAATTTAGCGATTAAAAAAGATTATGTTAGAAAATTTTGGATAGCTTCGAAGGGATAA
- a CDS encoding TrlF family AAA-like ATPase, which produces MNIKYPRGSEWNIWDLHVHTPCSIINHYGGKADVWEKYVTDLENLPSEFKVLGINDYLFLDGYEKLLNYKKEGRLENIDTLLPVVEFRISNFAGVKFENLKRINLHVIFSEELKVKTIKSQFLKAIQCKYHLEKGTLGREEVIWDGCVTKESLEELGKKIKETSPRDDKKSDLKIGFNNLNVDFKDIESNLIMNNRFQGKYLMAVGKTEWDKLGWSESSISEKKNIINRVPLVFTASESVENYNNAKTKLKDNKVNDLLLDCSDAHYFSNSTQKDKIGNCKTWIKANTTFEGLKQIVYDNDRIKVQEEKPEQKTPYDYIKYVRFINRADKTGKPYFTNERIYLNQNLNSIIGGKSSGKSILLYLIAKTINSNISDDLKCAKDVKNYNSEKIKKYDEFFEKELEDFEVVWGDEHIDKYTDKNKENRNITYIPQMHLSTISENSKELNELVENIIFEKSDIKQYLEDMEGNVKNLQKKISSLSINLDGNLEEYLKYTADLYNAGSKTAITSEIERLTNEIKDLEVTCKLSESELEEYTKLKDELDSLNKDLGSKNELKNTLSSFKKHIKQATNEYMEGIGSYGIQHSQNTNQNDLSNLNSKIKDLQDEISIRSKLISIEYESKIYEYMEETTNQIINYISQQDILKEKISKYAKKLEKEAIIKNLFEKKDKEQSKLDKIINLETIIEDLEKRINANKEEIILHYTKIFENYNSRIKKINSEYGDNNLESNLTITGNLSFDNKNFSDIFYKSSNREFYATFKCFNDKKYYEYNLDTHISNISNIFEFILDSYKKGHKKDIIKNGETYLNQISALFDNYFTINYDIKYENDSISKMSEGKKGTVLLKLYLELNNSENPILIDQPEDNLDNRTVSKNLVNYIKDKKINRQIIIVSHNPNLVVSTDSENIIVANQDGYSTENKECKFEYTNGALEYSYNPHKLCDNKNFGNCDNCNNNYQNSKKGILYNRGIREHIFEILEGGEQAFEKRESKYGKFKR; this is translated from the coding sequence TTGAATATAAAATACCCTCGAGGTTCAGAATGGAATATATGGGATTTACATGTTCATACCCCTTGTTCGATAATTAATCATTATGGGGGCAAAGCTGACGTTTGGGAAAAATATGTAACAGATTTGGAAAACTTACCCTCTGAGTTTAAAGTTCTCGGGATTAATGATTACTTATTTCTTGATGGCTATGAAAAGTTATTAAATTATAAAAAAGAGGGTCGATTAGAAAATATCGATACATTATTACCTGTAGTTGAATTTAGAATAAGTAATTTTGCAGGTGTAAAGTTTGAGAATCTTAAACGTATAAATTTACACGTTATATTTTCTGAAGAACTTAAAGTAAAAACAATTAAAAGTCAGTTTTTAAAGGCAATCCAATGTAAGTACCATTTAGAAAAAGGAACACTTGGTCGAGAGGAGGTTATTTGGGATGGTTGCGTAACGAAAGAATCTTTGGAAGAATTGGGTAAAAAAATAAAAGAAACTAGCCCCAGAGATGATAAAAAATCCGATTTAAAAATTGGGTTTAATAATTTAAATGTAGATTTTAAAGATATTGAAAGTAATTTAATAATGAATAATCGTTTTCAGGGAAAATATTTAATGGCAGTCGGTAAAACGGAATGGGATAAACTAGGGTGGAGTGAATCATCAATTTCCGAGAAGAAAAATATTATTAATAGGGTACCTCTTGTATTTACCGCATCTGAATCTGTTGAAAACTATAATAATGCTAAAACTAAATTAAAAGATAATAAGGTAAATGATTTATTATTGGATTGTAGCGATGCACATTATTTCTCAAATTCTACTCAAAAAGATAAGATTGGAAATTGTAAAACTTGGATAAAAGCAAATACCACATTTGAAGGTTTGAAACAAATCGTTTATGATAATGACCGTATAAAAGTTCAAGAGGAAAAACCTGAGCAAAAAACACCATATGATTACATAAAATATGTTAGATTTATAAATCGCGCAGATAAAACTGGAAAACCTTATTTTACTAATGAAAGAATATATTTAAATCAAAATTTAAATTCTATAATAGGGGGTAAATCGTCAGGGAAATCTATATTGCTTTATTTAATTGCAAAGACAATTAATAGTAATATCAGTGACGATTTAAAATGCGCAAAGGACGTAAAAAACTATAATTCGGAAAAAATTAAAAAATATGATGAGTTTTTTGAGAAGGAATTAGAGGATTTTGAAGTTGTTTGGGGCGACGAACATATTGATAAATATACTGATAAAAATAAAGAAAATCGTAATATTACATACATTCCTCAAATGCATCTGTCAACCATAAGTGAAAATTCTAAAGAATTAAATGAACTTGTGGAAAATATAATTTTTGAAAAAAGTGACATTAAACAATACTTGGAAGATATGGAAGGTAATGTAAAAAATTTGCAAAAAAAAATTTCTTCATTATCCATTAACCTAGATGGTAATTTAGAAGAATATTTAAAATATACTGCTGACTTATATAATGCAGGTTCTAAAACCGCCATTACTAGCGAGATTGAAAGATTAACTAATGAAATTAAGGATTTAGAAGTTACCTGTAAATTATCGGAATCAGAGCTCGAAGAATATACCAAATTAAAAGATGAATTAGACTCATTAAATAAGGATTTAGGTAGTAAAAATGAATTAAAGAATACATTAAGTTCTTTTAAAAAGCATATAAAACAAGCTACTAATGAATATATGGAAGGGATTGGTAGTTATGGTATACAGCATAGTCAAAATACTAATCAAAACGATTTAAGTAATTTAAACAGTAAAATAAAAGATTTACAAGATGAAATAAGCATACGCTCAAAATTAATTAGTATTGAGTATGAAAGTAAAATATACGAATATATGGAAGAAACCACTAATCAAATAATTAATTATATCTCACAGCAAGATATACTAAAAGAAAAAATATCTAAATATGCCAAAAAATTAGAAAAAGAAGCTATTATTAAGAATTTATTTGAAAAAAAGGATAAAGAACAATCTAAACTTGATAAAATTATCAATTTAGAAACTATAATCGAAGACCTCGAAAAAAGAATAAATGCTAATAAAGAGGAGATTATCCTACATTATACTAAAATTTTCGAAAATTATAATAGTCGTATTAAAAAGATAAATAGTGAATATGGAGATAATAATCTAGAAAGTAATTTAACTATTACTGGGAACTTAAGTTTTGATAACAAAAATTTTAGCGATATATTCTACAAATCATCGAATAGAGAATTTTATGCTACTTTCAAATGTTTCAATGATAAAAAGTACTATGAATATAATCTAGATACCCACATTTCAAATATCTCTAATATTTTTGAGTTTATTTTAGACTCTTATAAGAAAGGACATAAAAAAGATATAATAAAAAATGGTGAAACATATTTAAATCAGATATCGGCTTTGTTCGATAATTATTTTACAATTAATTATGATATAAAATATGAAAATGATTCAATAAGTAAAATGTCTGAGGGAAAAAAAGGCACCGTTTTATTAAAACTATATCTTGAACTCAATAATTCAGAAAATCCTATATTAATTGACCAACCCGAAGATAATTTAGATAATAGAACTGTTTCTAAAAATTTAGTAAATTACATCAAAGATAAAAAAATTAATCGACAAATAATAATTGTATCGCACAATCCTAATTTAGTCGTATCTACTGACTCTGAAAATATCATTGTTGCAAATCAGGATGGTTATAGTACTGAAAATAAAGAATGTAAATTTGAATATACAAATGGTGCTTTGGAATATTCATATAATCCTCACAAATTATGTGATAATAAGAATTTTGGTAATTGTGATAATTGTAATAATAATTATCAAAATAGTAAGAAAGGTATCTTATATAATCGAGGTATTAGGGAACATATTTTTGAAATTTTGGAGGGGGGAGAACAAGCTTTTGAGAAAAGAGAATCCAAATATGGAAAATTTAAAAGATAA
- a CDS encoding DUF2334 domain-containing protein has translation MKEVKNSKKPKESNEYNSKSKFKLSSKYCIILLFLVLFTTLMFFNNYHTKYDPLKDVSNDKQIYSASTPIVLIHDVSPVYFKEMEEIIEVLDNNHYSTRTYLFVITNHAGDNKLSNYPKFVEYLHELDDRGYHIQYHGYDHIGGEYNCSEAVANEKTDNSLKILEDCNFDTKKINYVITPRYKLSKDSEDNFLKRNFTIIMDYYILKTKNNQNKTYFEKVIITNKEYTWYTPENCTEKVKNISLIDYRNSLKENKQFTLSIHPKAVNYGNGIEFLDYFLAESNKEILDYYQ, from the coding sequence ATGAAAGAAGTAAAAAACTCTAAAAAACCTAAAGAATCTAACGAATATAACTCTAAATCTAAATTTAAATTATCGTCTAAATATTGTATAATATTGTTATTTTTGGTATTATTTACCACTTTAATGTTTTTTAACAATTATCACACAAAATACGATCCTTTGAAAGATGTATCAAATGATAAACAAATTTATAGCGCTTCAACACCTATAGTTTTGATACATGATGTAAGTCCAGTCTATTTTAAAGAAATGGAAGAAATAATTGAAGTATTAGACAATAATCATTATTCTACTAGGACTTATTTATTTGTTATAACTAACCACGCAGGCGATAATAAGCTGTCAAATTATCCCAAATTCGTAGAATATCTGCATGAATTGGATGATAGGGGATATCACATCCAATATCACGGCTATGACCATATTGGTGGCGAATACAATTGTAGCGAAGCTGTAGCAAATGAAAAAACCGATAATTCTCTTAAAATCCTAGAAGACTGTAATTTTGATACAAAGAAGATAAATTACGTTATTACTCCAAGATATAAGCTATCTAAGGATTCAGAAGATAACTTTTTAAAAAGAAACTTTACAATAATTATGGACTATTACATCTTAAAAACTAAAAATAATCAAAATAAAACATATTTTGAAAAAGTTATAATTACTAATAAGGAATATACTTGGTATACTCCGGAAAATTGTACCGAAAAGGTAAAGAATATTTCATTAATTGATTATAGAAATAGTTTAAAAGAAAATAAGCAATTCACCCTGTCAATTCACCCAAAAGCAGTGAATTATGGTAATGGTATTGAATTTTTGGATTATTTCCTCGCTGAATCAAATAAAGAAATTTTGGATTACTATCAATAA
- a CDS encoding HNH endonuclease has product MPDKEVKTVEDMIYYQYAKIMAKSASRNGKKMGYGFIKTKFRNLKSGKISWSSIMREDLQFVGSEKKCIYCGCTENLTKDHIIPKSINVNERCKDCDNVQGIHNIIWACKSCNSKKGKKGLYEVYDRIYPDDDKFFDKIPSLVEKKYLKLVYRCCSCANKLDYEIDPKDGSVLDIDYCLKEFK; this is encoded by the coding sequence ATGCCAGACAAGGAAGTAAAAACCGTTGAAGATATGATATATTACCAATATGCCAAAATAATGGCCAAAAGTGCCTCTAGAAATGGTAAAAAAATGGGTTATGGCTTTATAAAAACTAAATTTAGGAACTTAAAAAGTGGTAAAATTTCATGGTCCAGTATAATGAGAGAAGACTTACAGTTTGTAGGGTCTGAAAAGAAGTGCATATACTGTGGTTGCACTGAAAACCTGACTAAAGACCATATTATTCCCAAATCCATCAACGTAAATGAGAGATGTAAAGATTGTGACAACGTTCAAGGTATTCATAACATAATTTGGGCTTGCAAATCTTGCAATAGTAAAAAAGGTAAAAAAGGACTTTATGAGGTATATGACCGAATTTATCCCGATGATGATAAATTTTTTGATAAAATACCTTCATTGGTAGAAAAAAAGTATTTAAAACTAGTATATAGATGTTGTAGTTGTGCAAACAAGTTGGATTATGAAATTGATCCAAAAGACGGTTCGGTATTGGATATAGATTACTGTTTAAAAGAATTTAAATAA
- a CDS encoding transglutaminase-like domain-containing protein, with protein sequence MYHGEYEKVKTLIERELAYNGSSGSMNMYYAYIEYLNGNHESSKEYIENILDSGNRLYDDDEYVEYIISNSKDKKPEFKNFYDDILSSKIYKQDVKQIEDEIDNYYIKKQNDKVIELIDILLNSENYAKYIDVKYYQDFKNNLKGYSINQEIQESVDDNFDEEWDDYKYMELDEKTDGKLIRKKEDTTKSINNENNDFYLKNQNYKDNNKFFKSKKSKTDDKNKIKNNKQNKNNTLKRNNNCNKKISKNNTKNKSNKINNIFSIKNVGLLSIIVLVGLIVLNQNAIMSMFQNQDSTGYVLPKEEIYGYYDDYDNNNIIDMYDYSTALLQPKYLKEIPKLTYLQSNNVLETTVNLANFQAKNFEYNQSRANQEDYGRPYTPFEMYKLKSGVCSDYTLFSCAYLLNAEYGAYIVELEEYGGEGHSFTAIEYGNNYYAIDQVNTIFNLGNYLSKYNIENLRIYKLELKNNETIVSKVQDTKDMTKKRYITPYMLNLATSNLNNDLGDKNINLDKNLTNKYLPSNYKSGEKINYYLEDLAPELKYNYYLIVENELEKHNGYKGIYTTFKSNVEDNYKEYPYILEINIGY encoded by the coding sequence ATGTATCATGGCGAATATGAAAAGGTTAAAACCTTAATTGAACGAGAATTAGCATATAATGGTTCAAGTGGCTCTATGAATATGTATTATGCTTATATAGAGTATCTAAACGGAAATCACGAATCTTCGAAAGAATATATCGAAAATATATTAGATAGCGGTAATCGTCTTTATGATGATGACGAATATGTTGAGTATATAATAAGCAATTCTAAAGATAAAAAACCAGAATTTAAAAATTTTTACGATGATATACTATCTTCTAAAATATATAAGCAAGATGTTAAACAAATAGAGGATGAAATAGACAATTATTACATAAAAAAGCAAAATGATAAAGTAATTGAACTTATTGATATTTTGTTAAATAGTGAGAATTATGCGAAATATATCGATGTAAAATATTATCAAGATTTTAAGAATAATCTAAAAGGATATTCTATAAACCAAGAAATTCAAGAATCTGTTGATGATAATTTCGACGAAGAATGGGATGATTATAAATACATGGAATTAGATGAAAAAACTGATGGAAAATTAATTAGAAAAAAGGAAGATACAACTAAATCAATAAACAATGAAAATAATGATTTTTATTTAAAAAATCAGAATTATAAAGATAATAATAAATTTTTTAAGTCTAAAAAAAGTAAAACAGATGATAAAAACAAAATTAAGAATAATAAACAAAATAAAAATAATACATTAAAAAGAAACAATAATTGCAATAAAAAAATTAGTAAAAATAATACTAAGAATAAAAGTAATAAAATAAATAATATATTTTCAATTAAAAACGTAGGTCTACTATCAATCATAGTTTTAGTTGGATTAATTGTTTTAAATCAAAATGCAATAATGTCAATGTTTCAAAATCAGGATTCAACAGGTTATGTACTTCCAAAAGAAGAAATTTACGGATATTATGACGATTATGACAATAACAATATAATCGATATGTATGATTATTCAACAGCTTTATTGCAGCCCAAATATTTAAAAGAGATACCAAAATTAACTTATTTACAATCAAATAACGTTTTAGAAACTACAGTTAATTTAGCAAACTTCCAAGCTAAAAACTTTGAGTATAATCAATCAAGAGCCAATCAAGAAGATTACGGTAGACCATATACACCTTTTGAAATGTATAAACTAAAAAGCGGTGTATGTTCAGATTATACGCTGTTCAGCTGTGCTTATCTATTAAATGCAGAGTATGGTGCCTATATCGTAGAACTTGAAGAATATGGTGGAGAAGGACACAGTTTTACAGCGATAGAGTATGGTAACAATTATTATGCAATAGACCAAGTAAATACAATATTTAACTTAGGTAATTACTTAAGTAAGTATAATATTGAAAATTTACGTATATACAAGTTAGAATTAAAAAATAATGAAACAATAGTTTCGAAAGTTCAAGATACAAAAGATATGACTAAAAAAAGGTACATAACGCCTTACATGTTAAATTTAGCAACTTCAAATTTAAACAACGATTTAGGGGATAAAAATATAAATCTTGATAAAAATTTGACTAATAAATATCTACCTTCAAATTATAAATCTGGCGAGAAAATAAATTATTATTTGGAAGATTTAGCACCTGAATTAAAATATAACTATTATTTAATAGTTGAAAACGAATTAGAAAAACATAATGGCTATAAGGGAATATATACAACGTTTAAAAGCAACGTTGAAGATAATTATAAAGAATATCCGTATATTTTAGAAATTAATATTGGATATTAA